Genomic DNA from Frankiales bacterium:
TTGCGGGGCCGCTCGCCGCCCCACTGGCGGCGCCGACGGGCGGGCGCGCGGTCTCCGGAGGCGGGCAGCGGGACGACAGGGTGGGTCTGCGGCTCCGTGCTCGCCAGGTCGGGGACCTCGTCGACGTTCTCCAGGTCGTCGAGCGGGTTCACGATGCTCCTTCGTCAGCGGGGGGACTGGCGCTGCCGTAGGCATCGGCACGATCGCGGCGGGTCTTCACCCGTTCGGCGCGATGACGTCGGCCCGTCCGTGACCCCCCGCGCACGCCTCCGCCCCGGTGTGAACCAGGTCACACCGGGGCGGCGGCGGCAGGGCTCGCGGTCTAGCGGCGCATCTGCGCCGACTCCTCCGGGTCGATGTACTCGTCGAGGCGGGTGATCCGGCCGTCGGACACCTGGCAGACCACGATCGCGTGCAGCTCGATCGGGGCACCGTCGCTGCGCCGGGTGCCCCGCAGCGTGTGCGTCTGGGCGACCCCGCCGTCCCACACCCACACGCGCCGGTCGTCGTAGACGCGGTCGGCGATGATCCGGTCGATCGCCACGAGCAGCTTCTTGTTCTGCTCGACGGTGGACTCCTTGCCGTCGTGGCTGTGCCAGATGACGGCGTCGGGCGCGTAGACGTTGTCGATGTCGCTCGGGTCGCCCGCCTCCGCCGCGGCGATGATCCGGTCGAGCAGCTTCACGTACTCGTGGTCCTTCGCCGATCCCTGCATGCGCCTACCTCTTCTCTCGGGACGTGGGGGTCGTGCCTGCTCCCGCCGCGGTGCGGTCGTGGACGCCGTCCGCGGGGTCGACCGACCGGGAGACGAGCGCCTTCTGCACCCGCAGGGTCGGGGTCTTGGGCAGCTCGTCGACGAGCTGCACGTAGCGCGGGACCATGAAGGACGGCATCCGCGGCACGAGGAAGGCGACGAGGTCCTCCGGCGTCAGTCCGGACCCCGGCACCGGGACGACGGCGAGCTTGATCTCGTCCTCCGCCTCGTCGGCGGGCACCGCGACCGCGGCGCACTCCAGCACGCCCGGGTGCAGCACGGCCTCGGCCTCAACCTCGTAGGACGAGATGTTCTCGCCCCGGCGGCGGATGGTGTCCTTCATACGGTCGACGAAGACGTAGCGGCCCTGCTCGTCCACGCGGAACCCGTCGCCGGTGTGGAACCAGCCGTTGCGCCAGGCCGACGCGGTGGCCTGCGGGTTGTTGAGGTAGCCGGCGTTCATCGTCCAGGGCACCTCGGTGCGCAGGATCAGCTCGCCGACCTCGCCCGGCTCGACGTCGAGGTCGTGCTCGTCGACGACGCGCAGCGCGTAGAACGGGTAGCCCTCCCGCGCCGGGCCGCAGGTGGGGGTGTCGCCGGCGCGCCACTCGCGCAGCCACGTGGGCACGCTGATCTCGGTCATGTTGTACGCGCTCCACACCCGCGTGCCGAAGCGGGCGTTGAACTCGTCGACGGCCGGCACCACCGGCGCCATGAGCACGTTGGTGAGCGAGGTCTCGGCGTCACGCGGGCTCGGCGGCGCCGCGAGCAGGAACTGCGCCATGGCGCCGATCAGGCCGGCGTCGGACACCCCGAAGCGCTCGACCTCCTCCCAGAAGCGCGTGCCGCTGAACGCGTGCCGCACGACGACCTCGCCGCCGAGCATCGCCATCGACGCCACAGCGCCCTTGGA
This window encodes:
- a CDS encoding ketosteroid isomerase, with the translated sequence MQGSAKDHEYVKLLDRIIAAAEAGDPSDIDNVYAPDAVIWHSHDGKESTVEQNKKLLVAIDRIIADRVYDDRRVWVWDGGVAQTHTLRGTRRSDGAPIELHAIVVCQVSDGRITRLDEYIDPEESAQMRR
- a CDS encoding AMP-binding protein → MRPPFEREEIVLPLILRRRAQEWPDRPFLHDVEGGSLTFGQLHERALLWARALMRLGVEPGDTVVTMSHNRVENYALWFGIAWAGAIEVPINVGLHGTVLTHQLSVPEAALVLADGSAVPALQQAAPGVPALRRVVELDPPEGDAEGPLERLPVAGVLDGVPDEPPRPYADPQMWDVASVIYTSGTTGPSKGVLMPWGQLHAGQLLTAAGVADGPSERKVMYVCGPPNHVQSKGAVASMAMLGGEVVVRHAFSGTRFWEEVERFGVSDAGLIGAMAQFLLAAPPSPRDAETSLTNVLMAPVVPAVDEFNARFGTRVWSAYNMTEISVPTWLREWRAGDTPTCGPAREGYPFYALRVVDEHDLDVEPGEVGELILRTEVPWTMNAGYLNNPQATASAWRNGWFHTGDGFRVDEQGRYVFVDRMKDTIRRRGENISSYEVEAEAVLHPGVLECAAVAVPADEAEDEIKLAVVPVPGSGLTPEDLVAFLVPRMPSFMVPRYVQLVDELPKTPTLRVQKALVSRSVDPADGVHDRTAAGAGTTPTSREKR